TCTTTTCAGAAATCCTCCGCCAACACTCAGATAAGAACTAAAATGGAAGCAAGCGGTGGCGGCGGCGCTGCTCCGACTGGATGCTACAAGTGCGGCCgcccaggacattggtcccgtgATTGCCCTTCCAATCCTAATTCAGCCGACCCGTCTATTCCCGATTCCAATCTGAATCCCAACTCTTCTTTGCATCACCCCAGGCCACCTGCAGCTGCGCATAAACCTCAGAAGGCGCCAAGGACCAGGCCGAAACTGACTCCGGAGCTCCTCCTTTCCGATGCTGGCATTGGACACGTACTCCGCCATTTCCCTCGTGCTATCAAGTGCCGTGGCCGCGGCTACGAGGTCAAATCTTTATGTTACACCCTCACTTATCTTTGGCTGTCcagaaaatcatatatttaactATAGCGTAGCGCCTCGCCTGAAGTTAGTCTGATTGGAAATTAAATTGGGATAATTGGTTGTGCGCAGTTGTTCACAATCAGAAAACGGAGTTTGGgaggtaaaatattttaaaaaaagttttagGGTGCAAGAGCAAAAATTAGGCCCTagttaatgaaatttaaaaattgaacGGGGCGGTAGGGTGGCTCCGTCACGGGGCCTGTTCAGTGTAATAATGAAGATTTTGATATCCCTCGATCGCGTTTGCAAGAACCTTTTGATTCCATTTCCCACCATGTAGTTACTTCAATTGAATTGTGATATGTTCTTCATGAAACAAAAGTTGCAAAAATTGGACAAAGAGCACTTTTAAAACAATTGAACATCATTTTTTTATTGGTTACGATTTGTGGGATGACTGTTCTGCGTCCTCCACAGAGTCTACCCCAATCTGTGGTGTCTACTAGTGTACTTGTTTCCATGCTACTTCAATGAAATTACGTCTATTAGTTTAAACGTATtatattttagtattttaaacataaaagaaaaaataacaaaactcCAGCTTTGTGGTCTTTTTGGGTCATGTCTTTCAAGAATGCTATTATTTGGTGTAGGTTGACGATCTGGGACACCTGCTTGGACTATATGCTGAATGGCACTCACGTTTGCTTCCCTACTACTCATTTGATcaatttataaataaagttgAACATGTTGGTGCCACAAAACGTGTCAAGGTGAGCACTTTTCTACTCATGTTATTCTTATCGGTCCATCATTCCCATCTTCTATTGATTGCTAGGATATTGGATTGAAATTGATATGTAGATGACATTATTATTAGTTGAATTTCCTGGCTGCATTTATCAATCCCAAAATCTGTAAAATACTTGCTAGCTTGGGAAACAATCAAATGGCCTTTTATGGAAGATCTTGTTACTTTCTTAGTATTTAGTTGCTTTCATGGTCGttgaatataaaattattacCACCGAGTGACGCGAGTGTAGATAAAATCATACCAAGGAATAAAATTCTTCATTATCTGTAATATGTTAGTTTCCATCTTGATTTCAGACAGTTATAAGTTAAAGGCCACCAAAGTTGAAAGGAAGGACTAAGGAGTGAAAAATAGAACACACCATGCAATATTAGTAGCATGATCTTCTTCTGCTCTAACCACTTAGATTTTATTTGCATGAGTAATTTTTTGCTCTGCGAATCTCTAAATTGGCTATACATTCATCTTAACGTTGAACAAGAATGATTAAGAAACTTTACTTTTTTACAGttaatttgtttgatcaatcGGTTGGAGGATCGTAAGTACTATTGTCAGAATGATGGACATGACAATTTTATTTCTGTGAGAAGGGtgctttctttatttttttttttttcaattccttcaattaGGTCTGCCTTAGAGATTTAAGAGACATGGTTGCAGATGGAGTAGACCCTACAAAGCTGCGTGAGTCAGAGGTCATTAAAGACTCGATCAATGAACAAGGTAAATCAATAATCACAGTCTCTGTACTCGTGTGAAGGAGTTGGTTCAGAATGCTCACTGTGCcagattattttttattaaagaaTGCTCCTAACAAATTGAATTAAGTTTTAACAATATTCTTATTTTTGCAAACATTTATATCATTAGGTGGTCATTAGGAATTGCATAGGTTAAACTGTCCAttactttttaactttaaaatgctactaatttttttattctttataTAATTCGAAACCTTTAATTAAAAATCACACAACTTTTCAAAAATCGTAAATGCATAAAACTTCCATAAATCGTCAACCACCAAAATCATAcgtcaacatttaaaaataatccaaaattgaatttcaaaataaatctctaaatagaaaatcctcaaaatcttttcgtaaaagttttaaatgctaaataaatgcggaaaataaatgttTCTTAGGAGTTTACTGTCGGACTTAATCCACTAAAGGCGCCTCCCTCAAAGTCATCATCGTCAGTAACCATCTAaacatagtgagtctaatgactcaacacatTCTAACCatacataacaaataatacatataaagacacatgcagctttaaaataaatgttttagtAAAATAAGCTGGTGTAAAATCTTGCAATCATATATCACTAAATCATAAAGCTTTTcatcatcatatatcattttgggtgaaatttgatccttgaaagtgactagctgtaAACGTATCATGTGattgactgatcagtcttagttCACCATTGCacatggggacgggcactaggcaccgacgtaaaatgaaaatacgatcgttgggctccctctggggccttctcccgtaaataagctccctttggggccttctccctcacgatattcccaataattatatatcatatctttttttgtcacagtcaattcacatctttcaaaatatttgttcttttttcctttttatttgcAAAATATCGtatctttccaaaaatagcagtTTTTAGTAAAAATTGTACAGCgtttgcatatatcataaaatcttatattttcatcataaatgttttgaaatatcatttaacatacATTATGATTCCTCGGGGCGCTGCCAGACCTTTTGAACTACTCGGgacgtaaaatgaccattttacccttgaATTCTAAAATTcccgattttgaatttttcttacttttattgactcgagcaTATCCCAAATCATCGTATAAGTTTAAAATTgtcttctaatatttttcttagacgtaaacccgagccTTTTCATTTAATCGCTTAATAACTAACCCGTGAAGTGGTTTAAACCCGAATAAATTCATAGCTTACTATTTtcattttaaactttaaatatagCCTTTTTGTTCCTAAACTACCCCCGTGAGCCACGAGGCGACCCCCGTGAACCCACGGTTCGATCATTGTTCACACCCTA
The sequence above is a segment of the Primulina tabacum isolate GXHZ01 chromosome 6, ASM2559414v2, whole genome shotgun sequence genome. Coding sequences within it:
- the LOC142549103 gene encoding uncharacterized protein LOC142549103 isoform X1, with protein sequence MEASGGGGAAPTGCYKCGRPGHWSRDCPSNPNSADPSIPDSNLNPNSSLHHPRPPAAAHKPQKAPRTRPKLTPELLLSDAGIGHVLRHFPRAIKCRGRGYEVDDLGHLLGLYAEWHSRLLPYYSFDQFINKVEHVGATKRVKVCLRDLRDMVADGVDPTKLRESEVIKDSINEQDTQGDVDESTIFQENLLPNKNTKHCQDIPDGTWENATEEASHSLQVGGAAQVEDAAANVLANQRPGSSAANSNPTHIMAEEQRARIEANKLKALERAAA
- the LOC142549103 gene encoding uncharacterized protein LOC142549103 isoform X2 codes for the protein MEASGGGGAAPTGCYKCGRPGHWSRDCPSNPNSADPSIPDSNLNPNSSLHHPRPPAAAHKPQKAPRTRPKLTPELLLSDAGIGHVLRHFPRAIKCRGRGYEVDDLGHLLGLYAEWHSRLLPYYSFDQFINKVEHVGATKRVKVCLRDLRDMVADGVDPTKLRESEVIKDSINEQDTQGDVDESTIFQENLLPNKNTKHCQDIPDGTWENATEVIGGAAQVEDAAANVLANQRPGSSAANSNPTHIMAEEQRARIEANKLKALERAAA